The genomic window CGTTTCTCCGGCTCGATTCCCGGGATGGCGGCCCCCGTGGGGGGAATGCCCTCCACCTTGTCCCAGTTCCAGGCCGCTCCCGGCATGGGGTCGCCTCTCCGCATGGGCCCACCGTAAAAGCCACCGGGGTAGACCCGCGCGGAGAGACGCCGGAATCAAACCTGCTTTGCCGGCCTCCGCTTGGTCATCGGTTTCGGGGAAGAACCGGTGCCCGATTCGGTGGTGGCCGATGCCTGCTCGGCCATAGCCTTTTCCTGCTTTTTCTGTTCCAGGAACTTCACCAGGTTTTCCGGCAATCCGCGTTTCTTGGCCGCTTTGCTTCTCGCCTTGGTCAGCGATTTCGCCGACAGCGGCTGCTTAAACGAAAACCCCCATTTCTTCTTATACTCTCTCGGGGTGAGACCGTGAGCGCTCAGATGCCTTGCCGTAAGCTGGCGCATTTGTGTCCCGCATTCCAAACAGGTGATCTTGTCGTCCTGGATTGAGCTTTTCGGGTCCTGCTTCAATGAAGCTCCACCCTCGAGCGCAACGCCTTCTCCAATGGCCGCCACGTCCAGAAAGAGGCCTTTTTCTTCCGCTTTCTG from Syntrophobacter fumaroxidans MPOB includes these protein-coding regions:
- a CDS encoding MucR family transcriptional regulator, encoding MTKKLLDIAAEIIQAQASVGQMTPTQIEEALIKTFSTLQKMQKAEEKGLFLDVAAIGEGVALEGGASLKQDPKSSIQDDKITCLECGTQMRQLTARHLSAHGLTPREYKKKWGFSFKQPLSAKSLTKARSKAAKKRGLPENLVKFLEQKKQEKAMAEQASATTESGTGSSPKPMTKRRPAKQV